The Novosphingobium kaempferiae genome includes a window with the following:
- a CDS encoding cupin domain-containing protein has protein sequence MSGARDLRTFPVHLGLGATAEAQPAFTGMEWYEAYAQRTEADGKEGRLVSCYDFSESWDSWEMHPEGDELVVCLSGTITLIQEYPDGRLHSETLEAGQYLINPAGVWHTADVSAPASALFVTAGMGTEGRPR, from the coding sequence CCGGTCCATCTGGGCCTTGGCGCGACTGCCGAAGCCCAGCCTGCCTTCACCGGCATGGAATGGTACGAAGCCTACGCGCAGCGCACCGAGGCGGACGGCAAGGAAGGCCGTCTCGTCAGCTGCTACGACTTCAGCGAAAGCTGGGATTCGTGGGAAATGCACCCGGAAGGCGACGAACTGGTCGTCTGCCTGTCCGGCACGATCACGCTGATCCAGGAATACCCCGACGGCCGCCTCCATTCCGAGACGCTGGAGGCGGGGCAGTACCTCATCAACCCGGCGGGCGTCTGGCACACCGCCGACGTCTCCGCGCCCGCCAGCGCGCTCTTCGTAACGGCGGGAATGGGGACCGAGGGGCGGCCGAGGTAG
- a CDS encoding response regulator — protein sequence MNDTASAPGLSKLLLVDDEASLREPLGDYLSRQGFAVVQASSAAEARSRLRDARFDLVLLDIMMPGEDGLSLCRHLVEAQDVPVIFLTARGEATDRIVGLEIGADDYVVKPFEPRELVARIRSVLRRASRAAPAQTENEAFEFEGWKLDPLKRRLIDAEGAVVAISSVEFRLLMAFLEHPRQVLNRDRLLDMVQGREAHLFDRAVDNQVSRLRRKIENDSRNAQLIQTVWGGGYMLAADVRRVPITD from the coding sequence ATGAACGATACCGCGTCTGCCCCTGGGCTTTCGAAGTTGCTGCTTGTCGATGACGAAGCCTCCCTGCGCGAACCCCTGGGCGACTACCTGTCGCGGCAGGGGTTCGCCGTCGTCCAGGCATCGAGCGCGGCGGAAGCCCGCTCGCGCCTGCGAGATGCCCGCTTCGACCTCGTCCTGCTCGACATCATGATGCCCGGAGAGGACGGACTCTCGCTGTGCCGTCATCTGGTGGAAGCGCAGGACGTGCCGGTGATCTTCCTCACCGCGCGCGGCGAGGCGACCGACCGCATCGTCGGGCTGGAGATCGGCGCCGACGATTACGTGGTGAAGCCCTTCGAGCCGCGCGAACTGGTCGCCCGCATCCGCAGCGTGCTGCGCCGCGCCTCGCGCGCCGCGCCCGCCCAGACCGAGAACGAGGCCTTCGAGTTCGAGGGCTGGAAGCTCGACCCGCTCAAGCGCCGCCTCATCGACGCCGAGGGCGCGGTCGTCGCGATCTCCTCGGTCGAGTTCCGCCTGCTCATGGCCTTCCTCGAACACCCGCGCCAGGTGCTCAACCGCGACCGCCTGCTCGACATGGTGCAGGGCCGCGAGGCGCACCTGTTCGACCGCGCGGTGGACAACCAGGTCAGCCGCCTCAGGCGCAAGATCGAGAACGACAGCCGGAACGCCCAGCTCATCCAGACGGTCTGGGGCGGCGGCTACATGCTCGCCGCCGACGTGCGCCGCGTGCCCATAACCGACTGA
- a CDS encoding helicase HerA-like domain-containing protein, which produces MSEIFLGLGGNGERQVLRLGRANRHGLIAGATGTGKTVTLQTIAEQFSAAGVPVFMADVKGDLSGVCMAGSPQFKNAAILESRAQEIGIADYAYADNPAVFWDIYGEQGHPIRTTISEMGPLLLSRLMDLNETQEGVLNIVFRYADEQGLLLLDLEDLQSMLAYTAQNGTELSLKYGNVTRASVGTIQRQLLALESQGAAQFFGEPALEIADFIKCDDQGRGYINVLAADKLMRSPKLYATFLLWLLSELFEALPEVGDPDKPKLVFFFDEAHLLFDDAPKALQDKVEQVVRLVRSKGVGVYFVTQNPIDIPEEIAGQLGNRVQHALRAFTPRDKRAIKAAAETFRINPDLDVETAITELKVGEALVSTLGDDGAPSVVQRTLVAPPRSRLGPVTDKERAIVQSISPFDGKYDTRIDRESAEEVLAAKAADAAATAQEVEEKGEEEVRKQERKSPGLWDGIGGKVAKAAAGAAAASAGSILAQQMQGKKSRASPKASAASAAAGTVGDVLGKAIGFPGLGRFARNLIGGLMR; this is translated from the coding sequence ATGAGCGAGATATTCCTTGGACTTGGCGGCAATGGAGAGCGGCAGGTGCTGCGCCTTGGCCGCGCCAACCGCCATGGCCTGATCGCGGGCGCCACTGGCACCGGCAAGACGGTGACCTTGCAGACCATTGCCGAGCAGTTCTCTGCCGCTGGCGTGCCGGTATTCATGGCGGACGTGAAGGGCGACCTTTCGGGCGTCTGCATGGCCGGAAGCCCGCAGTTCAAGAACGCCGCCATCCTCGAATCGCGGGCGCAGGAGATCGGCATCGCCGACTATGCCTATGCCGACAATCCGGCGGTTTTCTGGGATATCTACGGCGAGCAGGGCCATCCGATCCGCACCACGATCTCGGAAATGGGGCCGCTGCTGCTCTCTCGCCTGATGGACCTGAACGAGACGCAGGAGGGCGTTCTCAACATCGTCTTCCGCTATGCCGACGAGCAGGGCCTGCTGCTGCTGGACCTCGAAGACCTGCAATCCATGCTCGCATACACGGCACAGAACGGCACCGAGCTGTCACTGAAGTACGGCAATGTGACACGGGCGAGCGTCGGAACCATCCAGAGGCAGCTTCTGGCGCTGGAGAGCCAGGGCGCGGCGCAGTTCTTTGGCGAACCCGCGCTGGAAATCGCCGATTTCATCAAGTGCGACGATCAGGGGCGCGGCTACATCAACGTCCTTGCCGCCGACAAGCTGATGCGCAGCCCGAAGCTCTACGCCACGTTCCTGCTCTGGCTGTTGTCGGAACTCTTCGAGGCGCTGCCCGAGGTCGGCGACCCCGACAAGCCCAAGCTGGTGTTCTTCTTCGACGAGGCGCACCTGCTGTTCGACGATGCGCCCAAGGCGCTGCAGGACAAGGTCGAGCAGGTGGTGCGGCTGGTGCGCTCCAAGGGCGTCGGCGTCTACTTCGTCACGCAGAACCCGATCGATATCCCGGAGGAGATCGCGGGGCAGCTCGGCAACCGGGTGCAGCACGCGCTGCGCGCCTTCACCCCGCGCGACAAGCGGGCGATAAAGGCCGCCGCCGAGACGTTCCGCATCAACCCCGACCTCGACGTCGAGACGGCGATCACCGAACTTAAGGTGGGCGAGGCGCTGGTCTCCACGCTGGGCGACGACGGCGCGCCATCGGTGGTCCAGCGTACCCTGGTGGCGCCGCCGCGCTCACGGCTGGGGCCGGTGACCGACAAGGAACGCGCCATCGTCCAGTCGATCAGCCCGTTTGATGGCAAGTACGACACCCGCATCGACCGCGAGAGCGCCGAGGAAGTGCTCGCCGCCAAGGCCGCCGACGCCGCAGCCACCGCGCAGGAGGTCGAGGAGAAGGGCGAGGAGGAAGTGCGCAAGCAGGAGCGCAAGAGCCCCGGCCTGTGGGACGGCATCGGCGGCAAGGTCGCCAAGGCCGCCGCCGGAGCCGCCGCCGCCAGCGCGGGCTCGATCCTCGCGCAGCAGATGCAGGGCAAGAAGAGCCGCGCCAGCCCCAAGGCCTCCGCCGCCAGCGCCGCCGCCGGGACAGTGGGCGACGTGCTGGGCAAGGCCATCGGCTTTCCGGGGCTTGGGCGTTTCGCGCGCAATCTTATCGGAGGGTTGATGCGATAA
- a CDS encoding M1 family metallopeptidase, with amino-acid sequence MIGGSAVAQEIAVSAPRVEPVPLGRLSDAARPTAYRLDLTVDPSRPRFSGHVEIDVVLASTSSSIDLHGRGLNVSRVVATVRGRSYIGRWRQLDPVGVARITFAEALPPGPVTLAFDYDAPFADGPAGLFRVQVEGAWYAWTQFEAIDARAAFPCFDQPGFKTPFALTLRTPAGLTVIGNTPEQGTVGTDGLTVHRFAPTAPLPTYLVAMMVGPFATLAGEAPPQGGRTTPLSLRVASTAPNAGKLAFALDGTQKIVGLLEDYFGEPFPFPKMDQVSTPVLRGAMENAGAALYRDDLLVMDADAPVAQQRSFAITAAHELGHQWFGNLVTPDWWDDLWLNESFANWIGYRIGAAWRPDLGIAGDALGSGYEAMETDALLAGRSVRQPIDDSRRIDTAFDTITYGKGGHVVGMVAAWLGDDAFREGVRRYIAAHREVSATSEDFFTALAEVAGNPKLVPAMRSFVEQPGVPLLAMRRDGDRVTVTQLRYTTAGVAPPDVRWTIPLCLRRGAERRCFIMDQRTQAFTMPGEGAVFPNAGGTGYYRFELTAGHWQELIAGADALPGGEALALVDSLWASIRAGRGTIGEMARLERKLIRHPDPHAADAADKALSKLVRENIVSAQGRRGFRLLREKLYMPLLKEYGFDPRAGVYARDAAARAQRRVQVVNALVGTGSGRGLRKQLDDAAVAYLAGDRAALDPAWFDHAFDIYLYNRDAAAVRGLLEKALASEDPVFRPEVLGAVSRTGFPEMAAWLLALDDPRLRESERRDILDNVMARSASRDYGYDWALAHVGVLLGGADGLAFATRLPQMLGRYCSVARADRIAKDFGAHFAGTPGALELDRAVERVRNCGLLDDMMGKQIDAEFATLR; translated from the coding sequence ATGATCGGCGGGAGTGCGGTCGCGCAGGAGATCGCCGTATCCGCGCCGCGCGTGGAGCCCGTCCCCCTCGGTCGCCTGAGCGATGCCGCCCGGCCTACCGCCTATCGTCTCGACCTCACCGTGGACCCGTCGCGCCCGCGCTTTTCCGGGCATGTCGAGATCGACGTGGTGCTGGCCTCGACCAGTTCCTCCATCGACCTTCACGGACGCGGGTTGAACGTCTCGCGCGTCGTCGCCACCGTCAGGGGGCGCTCCTACATCGGCCGTTGGCGGCAGCTCGATCCGGTCGGCGTCGCGCGCATCACCTTCGCAGAGGCGCTGCCGCCCGGCCCGGTCACGCTGGCGTTCGACTACGATGCGCCGTTCGCCGATGGCCCCGCCGGGCTGTTCCGCGTGCAGGTGGAGGGCGCATGGTACGCCTGGACCCAGTTCGAGGCGATCGACGCGCGGGCGGCGTTTCCCTGCTTCGACCAGCCCGGCTTCAAGACGCCCTTCGCCCTGACCCTGCGCACGCCCGCGGGGCTGACCGTGATCGGCAACACGCCGGAGCAGGGCACGGTCGGCACCGATGGCCTGACGGTCCACCGCTTCGCGCCCACCGCGCCGCTGCCGACGTATCTGGTGGCGATGATGGTCGGCCCCTTCGCGACGCTGGCGGGCGAAGCGCCGCCGCAGGGCGGGCGCACCACGCCGCTTTCGCTGCGCGTGGCCTCAACCGCGCCGAATGCAGGAAAACTGGCGTTCGCACTCGACGGCACGCAGAAGATCGTCGGACTGCTGGAGGACTATTTCGGCGAGCCCTTCCCGTTCCCGAAGATGGATCAGGTGAGCACGCCGGTCCTGCGCGGGGCGATGGAGAACGCGGGTGCGGCGCTCTATCGCGACGACCTGCTGGTGATGGACGCCGACGCGCCGGTGGCGCAGCAGCGCAGCTTCGCGATCACCGCTGCGCACGAACTTGGGCACCAGTGGTTCGGCAACCTCGTCACGCCGGACTGGTGGGACGACCTGTGGCTGAACGAGAGCTTCGCCAACTGGATCGGCTACCGCATTGGCGCGGCGTGGCGGCCGGACCTCGGCATCGCCGGGGACGCGCTCGGCTCCGGCTACGAGGCGATGGAGACCGACGCGCTGCTCGCCGGGCGGTCGGTGCGCCAGCCCATCGACGACAGCCGCCGCATCGACACCGCCTTCGACACGATCACGTATGGCAAGGGCGGGCATGTCGTCGGGATGGTCGCCGCGTGGCTGGGCGACGATGCCTTCCGCGAGGGCGTGCGCCGTTACATCGCCGCCCACCGCGAAGTCAGTGCGACGAGCGAGGACTTCTTCACCGCGCTCGCCGAAGTGGCGGGCAACCCGAAGCTGGTGCCCGCGATGCGCAGCTTCGTCGAGCAACCGGGCGTCCCGCTCCTCGCCATGCGGCGCGACGGGGACCGGGTGACGGTGACGCAGCTGCGCTACACCACGGCGGGCGTCGCGCCGCCGGACGTGCGCTGGACGATCCCGCTATGCCTGCGCCGGGGCGCGGAGCGGCGCTGCTTCATCATGGACCAGCGCACGCAGGCGTTCACGATGCCGGGTGAGGGGGCGGTGTTCCCGAACGCGGGGGGCACCGGCTACTACCGCTTCGAGCTGACCGCCGGGCACTGGCAGGAACTGATCGCGGGCGCCGATGCGCTTCCCGGCGGCGAGGCGCTGGCGCTGGTGGATTCGCTCTGGGCTTCGATCCGCGCAGGGCGGGGCACCATCGGCGAGATGGCGCGGCTGGAGCGCAAGCTGATCCGCCATCCCGATCCCCACGCGGCCGATGCGGCGGACAAGGCGCTGTCGAAGCTGGTGCGCGAGAACATCGTCAGCGCGCAGGGGCGGCGCGGCTTTCGCCTGCTGCGTGAGAAGCTCTACATGCCGCTGCTGAAGGAATACGGCTTCGATCCGCGCGCGGGCGTCTATGCGCGCGATGCGGCGGCGCGGGCGCAGCGGCGGGTGCAGGTGGTCAACGCGCTCGTCGGCACCGGGAGCGGGCGGGGCCTGCGCAAGCAGCTCGACGATGCGGCGGTGGCCTATCTGGCGGGGGACCGCGCCGCGCTCGATCCGGCGTGGTTCGACCATGCCTTCGACATCTACCTCTACAACCGCGATGCGGCGGCGGTGCGGGGGCTGCTGGAAAAGGCGCTGGCGTCGGAGGATCCGGTGTTCCGGCCCGAGGTGCTGGGCGCGGTCTCGCGCACCGGGTTTCCCGAGATGGCGGCGTGGCTGCTGGCGCTCGACGATCCGCGCCTGCGCGAAAGCGAGCGGCGCGATATTCTCGACAACGTGATGGCCCGCAGTGCCAGCCGCGATTACGGCTACGACTGGGCGCTGGCGCATGTCGGTGTGCTGCTGGGCGGGGCGGACGGGCTGGCGTTCGCGACGCGGCTGCCGCAGATGCTGGGGCGCTACTGCTCGGTGGCGCGGGCGGACCGGATCGCGAAGGATTTCGGCGCGCACTTCGCCGGGACGCCCGGTGCGCTGGAACTCGACCGCGCGGTGGAACGGGTGCGCAACTGCGGGTTGCTCGACGACATGATGGGTAAGCAGATCGACGCCGAGTTCGCGACGCTGCGCTAA
- a CDS encoding EF-hand domain-containing protein, with amino-acid sequence MTSMKTLMLGLSAAALTIGGVACAQAPAAQKPGMDHDRTITRAEAQTRATEMFARLDVNKDGKLDKADRDLGRQQMREKMFAKLDANGDGSISKAEFMADKGPEGRGPGMDGPPPPPPGDDAAPPPPPGGEGPGMHDGMRDGKHGGKFGRGHGGRHHFGGPRGGMMMEKQADTNNDGAVSQAEFVAAALKRFDAEDANHDGKVTKEERQAARAAKKAEWQAKRADKKAAN; translated from the coding sequence ATGACCAGCATGAAAACCCTGATGCTCGGCCTCTCGGCCGCAGCCCTCACCATCGGCGGCGTCGCCTGCGCGCAGGCCCCTGCCGCGCAGAAGCCGGGCATGGACCACGACCGCACCATCACGCGCGCCGAGGCCCAGACCCGCGCGACAGAGATGTTCGCCCGGCTCGACGTCAACAAGGACGGCAAGCTCGACAAGGCTGACCGCGACCTCGGCCGCCAGCAGATGCGCGAGAAGATGTTCGCGAAGCTCGACGCCAATGGCGACGGCTCGATCTCCAAGGCCGAATTCATGGCCGACAAGGGGCCGGAAGGTCGCGGTCCCGGCATGGACGGCCCGCCGCCCCCGCCTCCGGGTGACGATGCTGCGCCGCCGCCCCCTCCCGGTGGCGAGGGCCCCGGAATGCATGATGGCATGCGTGACGGCAAGCACGGCGGCAAGTTCGGGCGTGGTCACGGCGGTCGCCATCACTTCGGCGGCCCGCGCGGCGGCATGATGATGGAGAAGCAGGCCGACACCAACAACGACGGCGCCGTCAGCCAGGCCGAATTCGTCGCCGCCGCCCTCAAGCGCTTCGATGCCGAGGACGCCAACCACGACGGCAAGGTAACGAAGGAAGAGCGTCAGGCCGCCCGCGCCGCGAAGAAGGCGGAATGGCAGGCCAAGAGGGCTGACAAGAAGGCGGCAAACTGA
- a CDS encoding sensor histidine kinase — protein MRALSFLQPRSLMGQMLLAVAAALLLVQGIGAILVYRAQREGYEAGMTNAVAFKLIAETRGKGALGRILRNNDRERDRAPFGGPPLRGFPLEFSGSSPVRPGEKRDSDAEERLAHTLTEQDFPASEIVVVHRTVKRDAFARNHTQRRAAMGRLDGPEMNEMMDDHLLVVGVKQPGKANWMVARVRSPRAFNAMIRPLLVQTVIIYLVLVGAVALILRRITRPLAALTRRVEQFAFAPGSAGQLDPSGPEDMQRLIVAHNAMEARIVAMLDEKDLMLGAIGHDLKTPLAALRVRIESVEDDTERGRMAATIEDIVRTLDDILSLARVGRPSDPRERTELSALVASVVEEYEDMGEPVELGDTQRIVLELRSTWLRRALRNLIDNAIRYGDGARVALEREGDRAVVRIDDDGPGIPEDEIEAMTNPFTRGDPSRNKATGGAGLGLALARAIADQHGGALVLANRLSADGMVEGLTVRLELPVG, from the coding sequence ATGCGCGCACTGAGTTTTCTCCAGCCCCGCAGCCTGATGGGGCAGATGCTGCTGGCGGTCGCCGCCGCGCTGCTGCTGGTGCAGGGCATCGGCGCGATCCTCGTCTACCGCGCCCAGCGCGAGGGCTACGAGGCGGGCATGACCAATGCCGTCGCCTTCAAGCTCATCGCCGAGACACGCGGCAAGGGCGCGCTCGGGCGCATCCTGCGCAACAACGACCGCGAGCGTGACCGCGCGCCGTTCGGAGGCCCGCCCCTGCGCGGCTTCCCGCTCGAATTCAGCGGCAGTTCCCCGGTCCGCCCCGGTGAGAAGCGCGATTCCGATGCCGAGGAACGCCTCGCCCACACCCTTACCGAGCAGGACTTCCCCGCTTCCGAGATCGTCGTCGTCCACCGCACGGTGAAGCGCGACGCCTTCGCCCGCAACCACACGCAGCGGCGCGCGGCGATGGGGCGGCTCGATGGGCCGGAGATGAACGAGATGATGGACGATCACCTGCTGGTCGTCGGCGTCAAGCAGCCCGGCAAGGCCAACTGGATGGTCGCCCGCGTCCGCAGCCCCCGCGCGTTCAACGCGATGATCCGGCCGCTGCTGGTCCAGACCGTCATCATCTACCTCGTCCTCGTCGGCGCGGTGGCGCTCATCCTGCGCCGCATCACCCGCCCGCTCGCCGCGCTGACCCGCCGCGTGGAGCAGTTCGCCTTCGCCCCGGGCTCAGCGGGCCAGCTCGACCCCAGCGGGCCGGAGGACATGCAGCGCCTGATCGTCGCCCACAACGCGATGGAAGCGCGCATCGTCGCCATGCTGGACGAGAAGGACCTGATGCTCGGCGCCATCGGGCACGACCTCAAGACCCCGCTCGCCGCGCTGCGCGTCCGCATCGAATCGGTCGAGGACGATACCGAGCGCGGCCGCATGGCAGCCACCATCGAGGACATCGTGCGCACCCTCGACGACATCCTCTCCCTCGCGCGGGTCGGCCGCCCGAGCGACCCGCGCGAACGCACCGAACTCTCCGCCCTCGTCGCCTCGGTGGTCGAGGAATACGAGGACATGGGCGAGCCGGTTGAGCTTGGCGATACCCAGCGCATCGTGCTCGAACTGCGCTCCACATGGCTGCGGCGGGCGCTGCGCAACCTCATCGACAACGCCATCCGCTATGGCGACGGCGCGCGCGTCGCACTGGAGCGGGAAGGCGATCGTGCCGTCGTGCGCATCGACGACGACGGACCCGGCATCCCCGAGGACGAGATCGAGGCGATGACCAACCCCTTCACCCGCGGCGACCCCTCGCGCAACAAGGCCACCGGCGGCGCGGGCCTCGGCCTCGCCCTGGCGCGCGCCATCGCCGACCAGCACGGCGGCGCGCTGGTGCTGGCGAACCGGCTCTCGGCTGACGGGATGGTCGAGGGACTGACGGTAAGGCTGGAACTGCCGGTCGGGTAA